A section of the Bryobacteraceae bacterium genome encodes:
- the pdxA1 gene encoding 4-hydroxythreonine-4-phosphate dehydrogenase 1 gives MIGVTMGDANGVGPEIVLKAWRDGLVSRAFALYGEAAALRHYNARLGYGVPLRGISAPEEADGTALCVIDLKMLSEADVQPGVLSAAAGRAAREAVVRAAQAALAGAIDAVVTLPVNKQAIQLSDPRFTGHTELLGEVCGARDVTILLASEQLMVTHVSTHCSLREAIARVTAARLDRILELTCDAVLRLKPAARIAVAGLNPHAGEGGAFGDEEIRVIAPAVERARARGWPVEGPLPPDTVFHLAVRRGRFDAVVCMYHDQGHIPLKLLDFEGGVNVTLGLPIIRTSVDHGTAFDIAGRGLASPSSFAAAFRMAEKLAAARRGGVRS, from the coding sequence ATGATCGGCGTGACGATGGGCGACGCCAACGGCGTCGGGCCGGAGATTGTCCTGAAGGCGTGGCGGGACGGCCTCGTATCGCGCGCCTTTGCTCTCTATGGCGAGGCGGCTGCGCTGCGCCATTACAATGCGCGGCTCGGCTACGGCGTTCCCCTGCGCGGCATCTCCGCGCCGGAAGAGGCCGACGGCACGGCGCTCTGCGTCATCGACCTGAAGATGCTCTCGGAAGCCGACGTCCAGCCGGGCGTGCTCAGCGCCGCCGCCGGCCGGGCCGCACGCGAGGCCGTGGTGCGCGCGGCGCAGGCGGCGCTGGCGGGCGCCATCGATGCCGTGGTCACGCTGCCCGTCAACAAGCAGGCCATTCAGTTGAGCGATCCGCGCTTCACCGGGCACACCGAGCTGCTCGGCGAAGTCTGCGGCGCGCGGGACGTGACCATCCTGCTTGCCAGCGAGCAGCTCATGGTGACGCACGTGAGCACCCACTGCTCGCTGCGCGAGGCCATTGCGCGCGTCACGGCCGCGCGGCTGGACCGCATTCTCGAGCTCACCTGCGACGCCGTGCTCCGGCTGAAGCCCGCGGCGCGCATCGCCGTGGCCGGGCTGAACCCGCACGCCGGCGAAGGCGGCGCCTTCGGCGATGAGGAGATCCGCGTGATCGCCCCCGCCGTCGAACGGGCCCGCGCCCGCGGCTGGCCAGTGGAAGGCCCGCTGCCGCCGGACACGGTCTTCCACCTTGCCGTGCGGCGCGGCCGCTTTGATGCCGTCGTCTGCATGTACCACGACCAGGGCCACATTCCGCTCAAGCTGCTCGACTTCGAAGGCGGCGTCAACGTCACGCTCGGCCTGCCCATCATCCGCACCAGCGTCGACCACGGTACCGCCTTCGACATCGCCGGCCGCGGCCTGGCCTCGCCCTCCAGCTTCGCCGCCGCCTTCCGCATGGCGGAAAAGCTCGCCGCGGCCCGCCGCGGCGGCGTCAGATCCTGA
- a CDS encoding membrane protein, giving the protein MILVNNPGSSPAYSQLEHAVWHGWTFTDTVFPFFLWIVGVAMTLSTARRMERGQSRADLLRHAFQRAFILFLIGVFVMALPDIDLATIRIPGVLQRIAVCYLIAFLIFLHTGVRGQILWLLGFNAAYLALMWFYPTPGCGAGSWSMDCNFARYFDSLFLKGHMWRHTRDWDPEGIVSTLPAISTVLFGALAGHVLRHFSWHGARLQAFLFGGSALVAAGQVMSIWIPINKNLWTPSFAFFMAGLAMLAFALWYWLVEVRGRGRWFRFFEIYGSNAILVYVLSDVLATAADRTGLHEWWYENVCRALAAEPKNASLLYALTNVGVLWVVAWALWRRRWFVRI; this is encoded by the coding sequence ATGATCCTCGTGAACAATCCCGGCTCGTCGCCAGCGTATTCGCAGCTCGAGCACGCCGTATGGCACGGGTGGACGTTCACCGATACGGTGTTCCCGTTCTTCCTGTGGATTGTGGGCGTGGCAATGACGCTGTCCACGGCGCGGCGGATGGAGCGGGGCCAGTCCCGCGCGGATCTGCTGCGCCACGCCTTCCAGCGCGCCTTCATTCTGTTTTTGATCGGCGTCTTTGTGATGGCGCTGCCCGATATCGATCTCGCCACGATCCGCATCCCGGGCGTGCTGCAACGGATTGCGGTCTGCTATCTGATCGCCTTCCTGATCTTCCTGCACACCGGAGTGCGCGGGCAGATCCTCTGGCTGCTGGGATTCAACGCCGCCTATCTGGCGCTGATGTGGTTCTATCCGACGCCCGGATGCGGGGCGGGCTCATGGTCGATGGACTGCAACTTCGCGCGCTACTTTGATTCGCTGTTCCTGAAAGGGCACATGTGGCGGCACACGCGGGACTGGGATCCGGAAGGCATTGTCAGCACGCTGCCGGCGATCTCCACGGTGCTGTTCGGGGCGCTGGCCGGCCATGTGTTGCGCCACTTCTCCTGGCACGGGGCGCGGCTTCAGGCATTCCTCTTCGGCGGCTCGGCGCTGGTTGCCGCCGGACAGGTGATGTCCATCTGGATCCCGATCAACAAGAACCTGTGGACGCCGTCGTTCGCCTTTTTCATGGCGGGGCTGGCGATGTTGGCCTTTGCGCTGTGGTACTGGCTGGTGGAGGTGCGCGGGCGCGGGCGCTGGTTCCGGTTCTTTGAGATCTACGGCTCGAACGCGATCCTTGTGTACGTGCTGTCGGACGTGCTGGCGACAGCGGCCGACCGGACGGGCCTGCACGAGTGGTGGTATGAAAACGTCTGCCGGGCGCTGGCCGCCGAGCCGAAGAACGCGAGCCTGCTGTACGCGCTGACGAACGTGGGCGTGCTGTGGGTGGTGGCGTGGGCGTTGTGGCGCAGACGCTGGTTCGTCAGGATCTGA
- the pepN gene encoding aminopeptidase — translation MVKPRKTSSETSLPVLFGSMMQELSTTPASPVRAASATMALVALTDVHSFANFHETRVRHVELDLAVSFSGRRLRGAATLALEPAGRRLVLDTRALTIHRVNGRTDNFRLGAEDPILGSPLEIELAPGERSVRIEYETSPEASGLQWLEPAQTAGRRHPFLYSQSQAIHARSWIPLQDSPAVRVTFSARIHAPVPLRALVAAHRVRDGHFHMPLPVPPYLMALAVGELDFRPLGRRTGVWAEPPVLERAAWEFADVEKMVEAAEALYGPYRWGRYDLLVLPPSFPFGGMENPCLTFATPTVIAGDRSLVSLVAHELAHSWSGNLVTNATWNDFWLNEGFTTYIERRVQEALYGRARSEMEMAVEVGELEDELKQLPPADQRLVLDLKGRDPDEGMTQVPYVKGALLLRHLEEKHGRVRWDAWLRGYFDRFAFQSITTADFVAELHRAFPEDDVSAWLYQPGLPADAPRPRYEFEKTPRAGWATQEWLHWLHSLPEKMPPSQMAVIDREWKLTETGNSEIAAQWLLMAARNGYEPAYPRLEKFLIEVGRRKYVKPLYAELVKTPEGRERARRIYEKARPGYHPITRAAVDALLR, via the coding sequence ATGGTGAAGCCGCGGAAAACGTCCAGCGAAACCAGCCTGCCCGTGCTTTTTGGCTCCATGATGCAGGAACTTAGCACAACGCCGGCCAGCCCCGTGCGCGCCGCCTCGGCTACGATGGCTCTTGTGGCCCTGACCGACGTTCATTCTTTTGCGAATTTCCACGAAACGCGCGTGCGCCACGTCGAGCTCGATCTCGCCGTGTCGTTTTCCGGCCGCCGCCTGCGCGGCGCCGCGACGCTGGCGCTCGAGCCCGCCGGGCGCCGCCTCGTCCTGGACACGCGCGCGCTCACCATTCATCGCGTGAACGGCCGCACGGACAATTTCCGCCTGGGCGCCGAAGACCCGATCCTCGGCTCGCCGCTCGAAATCGAGCTCGCCCCCGGCGAGCGCAGTGTGCGCATCGAATACGAAACCTCGCCCGAGGCCAGCGGCCTGCAATGGCTCGAGCCCGCGCAGACGGCCGGCAGGCGCCACCCGTTCCTCTATTCCCAGTCGCAGGCCATTCATGCCCGGAGCTGGATCCCGTTGCAGGACTCGCCCGCCGTGCGCGTGACCTTTTCGGCGCGCATCCACGCCCCGGTGCCGCTGCGGGCGCTGGTGGCCGCGCACCGCGTCCGGGACGGCCATTTCCACATGCCGCTGCCCGTGCCCCCTTACCTGATGGCGCTGGCCGTGGGCGAGCTCGACTTCCGCCCGCTGGGAAGGCGCACCGGCGTGTGGGCCGAGCCGCCGGTGCTCGAACGCGCCGCCTGGGAGTTTGCCGACGTCGAAAAGATGGTCGAGGCGGCCGAAGCCCTCTACGGCCCTTACCGCTGGGGCCGCTACGACCTGCTGGTGCTGCCGCCCTCGTTCCCCTTCGGCGGCATGGAGAACCCGTGCCTCACCTTCGCCACCCCTACGGTCATCGCCGGCGACCGCAGCCTCGTCTCGCTGGTCGCTCATGAGCTGGCCCACTCCTGGTCCGGCAATCTCGTCACCAACGCCACCTGGAACGACTTCTGGCTGAACGAGGGCTTTACCACCTACATCGAACGCCGCGTCCAGGAGGCGCTCTACGGGCGCGCCCGCAGCGAGATGGAGATGGCCGTCGAAGTGGGAGAGCTCGAAGACGAACTGAAGCAGTTGCCGCCCGCCGACCAGAGGCTTGTGCTCGACCTCAAGGGGCGGGATCCGGACGAGGGCATGACCCAGGTGCCGTATGTGAAGGGCGCGCTGCTGCTGCGGCACCTGGAGGAAAAGCACGGCCGCGTGCGGTGGGACGCGTGGCTGCGCGGCTACTTCGACCGCTTCGCCTTCCAGTCGATCACGACCGCCGACTTTGTCGCCGAGCTCCATCGCGCCTTTCCGGAGGACGACGTGAGCGCATGGCTCTACCAGCCCGGCCTGCCCGCCGATGCGCCGCGCCCGCGCTACGAGTTCGAAAAGACTCCGCGCGCCGGCTGGGCAACGCAGGAATGGCTGCACTGGCTGCACTCGCTGCCCGAAAAGATGCCGCCTTCGCAGATGGCCGTCATCGACCGCGAGTGGAAACTCACCGAAACCGGCAACAGCGAGATCGCCGCCCAGTGGCTCCTGATGGCGGCGCGCAACGGCTACGAACCGGCTTACCCGCGGCTGGAGAAGTTCCTGATCGAGGTGGGCCGGCGGAAATACGTGAAGCCGCTCTATGCGGAACTGGTGAAGACGCCGGAAGGACGCGAGCGCGCGCGCCGCATTTACGAAAAAGCGCGTCCCGGCTATCACCCGATCACGCGGGCGGCCGTGGACGCGCTGCTTCGATGA
- a CDS encoding transport permease protein, whose translation MRRSNLGFVVSELILRDFRIRYRNMSLGVFWALLNPLTMVVLLTFVFTKIFRSQIPHYPLYVLCGLIPYNFFTLAWVTATTSVSENPALVKRVRMPAALLPLVAVLSNTIHLLIQLTLIVALVAWYRLPVTWHYAWLPVIWGLELIFIYGLGLATSSLYVVLRDVRYLVESVNLVLFWLVPIFYSFAMVPQDFRGLYEFNPVAALVLATQHVVLGHRSPPASLLWKMTLVACVFLASGAWIFARLRRRFYRYL comes from the coding sequence ATGAGGCGATCCAACCTCGGTTTTGTTGTCAGCGAGCTAATCCTCAGGGATTTCCGGATCCGCTACCGGAACATGTCGCTTGGCGTGTTCTGGGCCCTGCTGAATCCTCTGACGATGGTCGTGCTGCTGACATTCGTTTTCACGAAGATTTTCCGCAGCCAGATCCCGCATTATCCGCTCTACGTGCTGTGCGGGCTGATCCCGTACAATTTCTTCACGCTGGCGTGGGTCACCGCGACGACGTCGGTGAGCGAGAATCCGGCGCTGGTGAAGCGGGTGCGGATGCCGGCGGCGCTGCTGCCGCTGGTGGCGGTGCTGTCGAACACGATCCACCTTCTGATCCAGTTGACGCTGATTGTGGCGCTGGTCGCCTGGTACCGTCTGCCAGTCACCTGGCACTATGCGTGGCTGCCGGTGATCTGGGGCCTTGAGCTGATTTTCATTTACGGGCTCGGCCTGGCGACTTCCAGCCTGTACGTGGTGCTGCGGGACGTGCGCTACCTGGTCGAGTCCGTCAACCTGGTGCTGTTCTGGCTGGTGCCGATTTTTTACAGTTTCGCGATGGTGCCGCAGGATTTCCGCGGCCTGTACGAGTTCAATCCGGTGGCGGCGCTGGTGCTGGCCACGCAGCACGTGGTTCTGGGCCACCGCTCGCCGCCGGCGAGCCTGTTGTGGAAGATGACGCTGGTGGCGTGCGTATTTCTTGCCTCGGGTGCGTGGATTTTCGCGCGTCTGCGCAGGCGGTTTTACCGGTATCTGTGA
- a CDS encoding ABC transporter ATP-binding protein — MQEAIRVENVSVIYRPRGSRRLLRQYLQDRLAGRHQEGFYALHEVSLRAGRGEGLAIVGANGAGKSTLLAVLAGLLEPDEGSVRIDGRVSTLMELGSGFHPDLTGWENLRLYAAILGMTRAEVKERAEAIVDFAELQGYMDEPLRTYSTGMVLRLAFAVAAHTECDVLLIDEILAVGDAAFQKKCHRRLMEMREHGCTLVCVSHVSAMLETLCSRALWLHHGRAVMDAPYADVAAAYTAFMNGTDRHLWDALPAAPVRTAGA, encoded by the coding sequence ATGCAGGAAGCGATCCGGGTTGAAAATGTCAGCGTGATTTACCGTCCGCGGGGCAGCCGCAGGCTGCTGCGCCAGTATCTTCAGGACCGGCTGGCCGGAAGGCATCAGGAAGGGTTCTATGCGCTGCATGAGGTGAGCCTGCGCGCCGGCCGCGGCGAGGGCCTCGCCATCGTCGGGGCCAACGGCGCCGGCAAGAGCACGCTGCTGGCGGTGCTCGCCGGGCTGCTCGAGCCGGACGAGGGCAGCGTCCGCATCGACGGCCGGGTCAGCACGCTGATGGAACTCGGCTCCGGCTTCCACCCGGACCTGACCGGATGGGAAAACCTGCGGCTGTATGCGGCGATTCTGGGGATGACGCGCGCGGAGGTCAAAGAGCGGGCCGAGGCGATCGTCGACTTTGCCGAGCTTCAGGGATACATGGACGAGCCGCTGCGGACCTACTCGACCGGCATGGTGCTGCGGCTGGCCTTTGCGGTGGCGGCGCACACCGAATGCGACGTGCTGCTGATCGACGAGATCCTGGCCGTGGGCGACGCGGCGTTCCAGAAGAAATGTCACCGGCGGCTGATGGAGATGCGCGAGCACGGGTGCACGCTGGTCTGCGTGTCCCACGTTTCGGCGATGCTCGAAACGCTGTGCAGCCGCGCCCTGTGGCTGCACCACGGCCGCGCGGTGATGGACGCGCCGTACGCGGACGTGGCGGCCGCCTACACGGCGTTCATGAACGGCACGGACCGCCACCTGTGGGACGCTCTGCCCGCGGCGCCCGTGCGGACGGCGGGCGCGTGA
- a CDS encoding oxidoreductase, translating into MKLTALLALSVLSASAADLRLGIVGTDTSHVIAFTSILNDPNHSGHVPGARVVAAFKGGSPDLAASRDRVEKYAAELASKFGVEIVPDIPTLLGKVDAVLLESVDGRVHLAQFREIARSGKPVFIDKPLASTYEDAREIAALARRWGVPWFSSSALRYSSALAELRSGSVDGAFVWAPGPLEPTHRLDLSWYGIHAVEILYALMGPGCEEVSRTFAPDAEIVTGRWKDGRVAAIRLVRPYSAYGAVVFSGKEIRQSHKDLYTGYRGLVVQIVNFFQTRVPPVPEQETLEMFSFMDAAQRSREAGGAPAKLR; encoded by the coding sequence ATGAAACTCACGGCCCTTCTGGCCCTGTCCGTCCTCTCCGCCTCCGCCGCAGATCTCCGCCTTGGCATCGTCGGGACGGACACCTCGCACGTCATCGCGTTTACTTCCATTCTGAACGACCCGAACCACTCGGGCCACGTGCCCGGCGCGCGCGTCGTCGCCGCCTTCAAGGGCGGCAGCCCGGATCTTGCCGCCAGCCGGGACCGCGTCGAAAAATACGCCGCCGAGCTGGCCTCAAAGTTCGGCGTCGAAATTGTTCCGGACATCCCCACACTGCTCGGCAAGGTCGACGCCGTCCTGCTCGAAAGCGTCGATGGCCGCGTCCATCTCGCGCAGTTCCGTGAAATCGCCCGCTCGGGCAAGCCCGTCTTCATCGACAAGCCGCTCGCTTCCACCTACGAAGACGCCCGCGAAATCGCCGCGCTCGCCCGCCGCTGGGGCGTTCCCTGGTTCAGCTCTTCCGCTCTCCGCTACTCCTCCGCGCTGGCCGAACTCCGCTCCGGCTCCGTCGATGGGGCCTTCGTCTGGGCGCCCGGACCGCTCGAGCCCACGCACCGGCTGGACCTCTCCTGGTACGGGATCCACGCCGTCGAGATCCTCTATGCGCTGATGGGCCCGGGTTGCGAAGAGGTCTCGCGCACCTTCGCCCCGGACGCCGAAATCGTCACCGGCCGCTGGAAGGACGGCCGCGTCGCCGCCATCCGCCTCGTCCGGCCCTACTCGGCCTACGGCGCCGTCGTCTTCTCCGGTAAGGAAATCCGCCAGTCGCACAAGGATCTCTACACCGGCTACCGCGGCCTCGTCGTCCAGATCGTGAATTTCTTCCAGACGCGCGTGCCGCCGGTGCCGGAACAGGAAACGCTGGAAATGTTTTCCTTCATGGACGCCGCCCAGCGCAGCCGCGAAGCGGGCGGCGCCCCGGCAAAGCTGCGCTGA
- the aat gene encoding leucyl/phenylalanyl-tRNA--protein transferase, translating to MLDIVKVTFTVTPESLEEGYRRGIFPMGHEGERAFTWHEPDPRGIIPLDAVHVPTSLRRRMRRGGYDITVDRAFGEVVRQCAARPGVWLTPKLVAVYEEMHRRGRAHSLEVWVDGELAGGIFGVHVGGAFFAESKFHRVTDMSKVALVTLLGLLREAGFVLFDVQYWTPHLAQFGTVEVPKADYRARLEAALRETREFPGAGRVQARPELRWAKADS from the coding sequence GTGCTGGACATCGTCAAGGTGACATTCACGGTGACGCCCGAGTCGCTGGAGGAGGGCTACCGGCGGGGCATTTTCCCGATGGGGCACGAAGGGGAGCGCGCGTTCACCTGGCATGAGCCCGACCCGCGGGGCATCATTCCGCTGGACGCAGTGCACGTGCCCACTTCGCTGCGGCGGCGGATGCGGCGCGGGGGCTATGACATTACGGTGGACCGGGCCTTTGGCGAGGTTGTGCGGCAGTGCGCGGCGCGGCCAGGCGTGTGGCTGACGCCAAAGCTGGTGGCGGTGTATGAGGAGATGCATCGGCGGGGCCGGGCGCATTCGCTCGAAGTCTGGGTGGATGGGGAGCTGGCCGGGGGGATTTTCGGGGTGCATGTGGGTGGGGCGTTTTTTGCGGAGTCGAAGTTTCATCGGGTGACGGACATGTCGAAGGTGGCGCTGGTGACGCTGCTCGGGCTGCTGCGCGAGGCGGGTTTTGTGCTGTTCGACGTGCAGTACTGGACGCCGCATCTGGCGCAGTTCGGGACGGTGGAGGTTCCGAAGGCGGACTATCGGGCGCGGCTGGAGGCGGCGCTGCGGGAGACGAGAGAGTTTCCCGGGGCCGGGCGAGTGCAGGCGCGGCCGGAGCTGCGGTGGGCGAAAGCGGACTCATGA
- the czcC gene encoding outer membrane protein CzcC: MGGLSLFPAPRILGQTRLTLVEALELADTTNPSLKAAEAAVEGAAAGIVSARAWPNPSASSQTGRQLVRVPGNVSGPVQILSFLQPLELGPLRPSRIALAERSREVAEWQRRARRVAVLSQVRRAFYEVLRRDGEIGILLENLLLVEALRKRVAVQVEVGEAARLELVRADAEIASARAQVNAARVRRVAAMAAFRAAVGAPLREPVELEGKLETEFAVPSMEELRRRLLEGHPLLRLAREERERARQRIEYEKAQRLPQPVFRTDYERYPDVPNFRFGLDITLPVWNRREGPIAEAVAALREAEANERLRRVELEAAVEGAYGRLRAAEEQIRAYEEGVLPEAEAALKAAQTAFQLGERGILEVLDAQRLLRTARVEFLNARFDRQAALVDLDELSGVDPLQIYKR; the protein is encoded by the coding sequence ATGGGTGGCCTGTCGTTGTTTCCAGCTCCGCGGATCCTGGGCCAGACGCGGTTGACACTGGTGGAGGCGCTGGAGCTGGCCGACACCACGAACCCGTCCCTGAAAGCAGCCGAAGCGGCAGTAGAGGGGGCGGCTGCGGGGATCGTGTCGGCGCGTGCCTGGCCGAATCCTTCGGCCAGCTCGCAAACGGGCCGACAACTGGTGCGGGTACCGGGCAATGTCAGCGGTCCGGTGCAGATCCTGAGCTTTCTTCAGCCGCTGGAGCTGGGGCCGCTGCGGCCCTCGCGGATCGCCCTGGCCGAGAGGAGCCGCGAGGTGGCGGAATGGCAGAGACGAGCGCGGAGGGTGGCGGTTCTGAGCCAGGTGCGGCGTGCGTTTTATGAGGTGCTGCGGCGGGACGGGGAGATTGGGATTCTGCTGGAGAACCTCCTTCTGGTGGAGGCGCTGCGAAAGCGGGTGGCGGTGCAGGTGGAGGTGGGCGAAGCGGCGCGGCTGGAGCTGGTGCGAGCGGATGCCGAGATAGCGAGCGCGCGGGCGCAGGTGAATGCGGCCCGTGTGCGGCGCGTGGCGGCGATGGCGGCCTTCCGAGCTGCGGTCGGGGCGCCGCTGCGTGAACCGGTGGAGCTTGAGGGGAAGCTGGAGACGGAGTTTGCGGTGCCCTCGATGGAGGAGCTGCGCCGCCGGCTCCTGGAAGGGCATCCATTGCTGAGGTTAGCGCGTGAGGAGAGGGAGCGGGCGCGCCAGCGGATCGAGTACGAGAAGGCGCAGCGTCTGCCGCAGCCCGTGTTCCGGACGGACTACGAGCGTTACCCGGACGTACCCAATTTCCGGTTTGGTCTCGACATCACGCTGCCGGTTTGGAACCGGCGGGAAGGACCGATTGCGGAGGCGGTGGCAGCGTTGCGTGAGGCTGAGGCGAACGAGCGGTTGCGGCGAGTCGAGCTGGAAGCTGCCGTGGAAGGCGCCTACGGACGGCTGCGGGCGGCGGAAGAGCAGATCCGCGCCTACGAAGAGGGCGTGTTGCCAGAGGCCGAAGCGGCGCTGAAGGCAGCGCAGACCGCGTTTCAACTTGGAGAACGGGGCATTCTGGAAGTGCTTGACGCGCAGCGTCTGCTGCGAACTGCGCGGGTCGAATTTCTGAACGCGAGATTCGACCGGCAGGCGGCGTTGGTGGATCTGGACGAGCTGAGTGGCGTGGATCCGCTCCAAATATACAAGCGCTGA
- a CDS encoding cation efflux system membrane protein: MRIERLILTALGLVLSACSRSAVPAEEARTAAQPADPNMIHVDENLGRRIRVGRPQVRRIASELEVSARVEVDMTRTSRIGSPVLGRVMEVRVEEGQEVQAGQLLASLYSTGLNEAQLDFLKALSQKMVAERAVARAKMLLAADVIGSAELLRREAELAQATAELEAAREELALLGMPADAIRELERTRVLKSVAWVVSNRDGTLLSRRAAVGQVVQPADTLFEITDLRQVWVVADVPEKEASRVQTGGRVKIELDSLPGRDFQGEISFVSPLVNPETRTVTVRVVLPNPRRELKPAMLATLRILGHPEERQCVPETAIVREGGQEYVFVRVADGAFRLTPVSTATAGPGWRALLEPELGGAEVVTDGAFHLNNERRRRNIRGSD; this comes from the coding sequence ATGCGTATCGAGCGACTCATCCTGACGGCGCTGGGGCTGGTCCTTTCGGCCTGCAGCCGGTCTGCGGTTCCGGCGGAGGAAGCCAGGACGGCCGCGCAACCCGCGGATCCGAACATGATCCACGTCGATGAGAACCTGGGCCGGCGCATTCGCGTGGGGCGGCCTCAAGTGCGGCGGATTGCCAGCGAGCTTGAGGTGAGCGCGCGGGTGGAAGTGGACATGACGAGGACGAGCCGGATTGGATCGCCGGTGCTGGGGCGGGTGATGGAGGTGCGGGTGGAGGAAGGGCAGGAGGTGCAGGCGGGGCAGCTGCTGGCATCGTTGTACAGCACGGGGTTGAACGAAGCGCAACTGGATTTTCTGAAGGCGTTGTCGCAAAAAATGGTGGCGGAGCGGGCGGTGGCGAGGGCGAAGATGCTGTTGGCGGCGGATGTGATCGGGTCAGCGGAACTGCTGCGACGGGAGGCGGAGCTGGCCCAGGCGACGGCGGAGCTGGAGGCAGCTCGAGAGGAGCTGGCGCTGCTGGGGATGCCGGCGGATGCGATCAGGGAGTTGGAGAGGACGCGGGTCCTGAAGTCGGTGGCGTGGGTCGTATCCAACCGTGACGGCACGCTGCTGAGCCGGCGTGCGGCTGTGGGCCAGGTGGTGCAGCCGGCCGATACGCTGTTTGAGATCACGGACCTGAGGCAGGTTTGGGTGGTGGCGGACGTGCCGGAGAAGGAGGCTTCGCGAGTGCAGACTGGCGGCCGGGTGAAGATCGAACTTGACTCGCTTCCCGGGCGGGACTTCCAGGGCGAGATCTCCTTTGTCAGCCCGCTGGTGAATCCTGAGACAAGAACGGTGACGGTGCGCGTTGTGCTGCCGAATCCGCGGCGCGAGCTGAAGCCGGCGATGCTGGCGACGTTGCGAATTCTCGGGCATCCGGAAGAAAGGCAATGCGTTCCGGAAACAGCGATTGTGCGGGAGGGGGGACAGGAGTATGTTTTTGTGCGGGTAGCGGACGGGGCATTCCGGCTGACGCCTGTGAGTACGGCCACGGCCGGCCCGGGCTGGCGCGCGCTGCTGGAGCCTGAGCTGGGCGGGGCGGAGGTGGTGACGGACGGTGCGTTTCACCTGAACAACGAGAGACGACGCCGGAACATTCGTGGGAGCGACTGA